The following proteins are encoded in a genomic region of Primulina huaijiensis isolate GDHJ02 chromosome 3, ASM1229523v2, whole genome shotgun sequence:
- the LOC140973573 gene encoding glutamyl-tRNA reductase 1, chloroplastic-like — MAAARGFATSSFSNHCDVDSDFRLKMYFCSNGLRIRNMSCFSVACFPRMIDDNFRLKRVVSETGSFKVGPRCQVSPSGVIGSISALELLKTSGAGRYTREKSSIVVVGFNYLTAPIEIREKLSIPEAQWPQAIGELCSLNHIEEAAVLSTCNRMEIYVVALSQHRGVKEVTEWISKISAVPVSELCQHRFLLYNKDAAQHLFEVASGLDSLVLGEGQILAQVKQVAKTGQGVCGFGRRIGGLFKQAITVGKRVRTETNISRGSVSVSSAAVELATIKLLEISHSTARMLVVGAGKMGKLVIKHLAAKGCKKIVVVNRTQDRVASICEELKDVEIVYKPLSEMLASAAEADVVFTCTASETLLFSKDQVQMLPPVNSIVGGQRLFVDISVPRNVGSCVEDLENVLVYNVDDLKEVVASNKEDRLQKAMEAEAIIADEVKQFEAWKDSLETVPVIKNLRDYANDIRAPEVEKCLSKIGGNLTKNQKKAIYDLSTGIVNKLLHGPMQNLRCDAADKRGLNEVLENMRVINRIFDLGTDMSILEQKIRAKVKQTQKEDS, encoded by the exons ATGGCTGCGGCGAGGGGCTTCGCGACCTCTTCTTTTTCTAATCACTGTGACGTTGATTCCGATTTTAGATTGAAGATGTATTTTTGCAGCAATGGCCTACGCATTCGGAATATGTCTTGCTTTTCCGTGGCTTGTTTTCCGCGGATGATTGATGATAATTTTAGGCTAAAACGTGTGGTTTCTGAAACGGGTTCCTTCAAAGTAGGGCCTAGATGTCAGGTTTCTCCGAGTGGAGTTATTGGATCCATTTCGGCGCTGGAGCTCCTGAAGACATCCGGAGCCGGTC GCTATACAAGGGAAAAGAGCAGTATAGTGGTTGTGGGGTTTAATTACCTTACAGCGCCCATAGAGATACGTGAGAAGCTTTCTATTCCAGAAGCACAATGGCCTCAAGCGATTGGAGAACTTTGCTCATTAAATCATATAGAGGAAGCTGCTGTTCTTAGTACTTGTAACAGAATGGAAATTTACGTGGTGGCTCTTTCTCAACATCGTGGGGTAAAAGAAGTTACCGAATGGATTTCTAAG ATCAGCGCAGTGCCAGTTTCAGAACTCTGTCAGCACAGATTTTTGCTTTACAATAAAGATGCTGCACAACATCTGTTTGAAGTCGCTTCTGGGCTTGATTCCCTCGTCTTAGGAGAAGGCCAAATTCTTGCACAGGTTAAACAAGTTGCTAAAACCGGACAAGGAGTCTGTGGGTTTGGCCGTAGAATTGGTGGACTTTTTAAGCAAGCTATCACTGTTGGAAAACGAGTTAGAACCGAGACCAATATTTCCAGAGGGTCGGTATCGGTTAGTTCAGCAGCAGTGGAGCTTGCAACGATCAAACTTCTGGAGATCTCGCATAGCACTGCCAGAATGTTGGTTGTTGGAGCTGGCAAGATGGGAAAGCTTGTGATCAAGCACTTGGCAGCAAAGGGATGCAAGAAAATAGTCGTCGTCAATAGAACACAGGACAGAGTTGCTTCGATCTGTGAAGAATTGAAAGATGTTGAGATAGTATATAAGCCTCTCTCGGAAATGTTAGCATCTGCTGCAGAAGCAGATGTGGTTTTCACATGTACTGCTTCAGAAACTCTTCTCTTTTCAAAAGATCAAGTTCAGATGCTTCCCCCTGTGAACTCTATCGTTGGAGGGCAGAGGCTATTCGTCGACATTTCTGTTCCTCGGAATGTGGGGTCATGTGTTGAGGATCTTGAAAATGTTCTGGTGTataatgttgatgatttaaaggAAGTAGTGGCATCCAACAAGGAGGACCGATTGCAGAAAGCAATGGAAGCTGAGGCAATCATCGCAGATGAAGTCAAACAATTCGAAGCATGGAAGGACTCACTTGAGACCGTTCCAGTCATCAAGAATCTTAGGGACTATGCAAACGATATCAGGGCTCCCGAGGTAGAAAAGTGCCTGTCAAAAATAGGCGGCAATCTCACAAAGAACCAAAAGAAAGCTATTTATGATCTTAGCACAGGAATTGTGAACAAGCTCCTCCATGGTCCAATGCAAAACTTGCGCTGTGACGCAGCTGACAAACGGGGTTTGAATGAAGTCCTGGAAAACATGCGTGTCATTAACAGAATATTCGACCTTGGTACAGATATGTCAATACTGGAGCAGAAGATACGAGCTAAGGTCAAGCAGACTCAGAAAGAAGATTCTTGA